One genomic segment of Sander lucioperca isolate FBNREF2018 chromosome 10, SLUC_FBN_1.2, whole genome shotgun sequence includes these proteins:
- the LOC116042678 gene encoding apolipoprotein A-I-like: MKVFIVLAVAALSGCHANLFYADAPKPQLEVLTDAFWDYIAKATQTADDTLQMIRKSQFGQEVNARLADSTDIASKYAVTLQEQLPPAAQDLMTKITAEAEVLRNVLTQELSTVRDKLEPYTEDMKAQIQQKVEQLKQELAPYADSLDSEALRTTLMQKSEDLKTNLEQSVKDLQAQLGPYTDDLKLKVDQHLQNFQDSVAPMSEKVQIELSQRANLVKQMVAPYAEDLREKLDPYAQDLQDQLMSLYQSFVEDK, from the exons ATGAAGGTGTTCATTGTATTGGCCGTTGCAGCGCTGTCTG GCTGTCATGCCAACCTTTTCTATGCTGATGCACCCAAGCCACAGCTGGAAGTGCTGACTGATGCTTTCTGGGATTACATTGCCAAGGCCACCCAAACAGCTGATGACACCCTCCAGATGATCAGGAAATCACAGTTTGGACAGGAAGTCAA TGCTCGCCTAGCAGACAGCACTGACATAGCCAGCAAGTATGCAGTCACCCTGCAGGAGCAGCTTCCCCCGGCAGCCCAGGACCTGATGACCAAGATCACAGCAGAGGCTGAGGTGCTGAGAAATGTGCTGACCCAGGAGCTGAGCACTGTCAGGGACAAGCTGGAGCCCTACACCGAGGACATGAAGGCCCAGATCCAGCAGAAAGTGGAGCAGCTCAAACAAGAGCTGGCACCATATGCAGACTCCCTGGACTCTGAGGCCCTGAGGACCACCCTGATGCAGAAGAGCGAGGATCTAAAGACCAACTTGGAGCAGAGTGTGAAGGATCTGCAGGCTCAGCTGGGGCCCTACACCGATGACCTGAAGCTGAAGGTGGACCAGCACCTGCAGAACTTCCAAGATAGCGTGGCCCCCATGTCCGAGAAGGTCCAGATTGAGCTGAGTCAGAGAGCCAATCTGGTGAAACAGATGGTGGCCCCCTATGCTGAGGACCTGAGGGAAAAGCTGGACCCCTACGCTCAAGACCTTCAGGACCAACTCATGTCCCTCTACCAATCCTTTGTTGAAGACAAATAA
- the tomm40 gene encoding mitochondrial import receptor subunit TOM40 homolog, whose protein sequence is MGSVLAAAPPSPAPAAAGGSQGVPGLVSVPPGFTMPSVSSVPPTSGSGQQSADADSPLPNPGTYEECHRKCKEVFPLQMEGVRLVVNKGLSNHFQVSHTVTLSTLGDSGYRFGSTYVGSKQTGPAESFPVMVGDMDNTGSLNAQIIHQLTSAVRSKIAIQTQQHKFVNWQCDMECRGEDFTAAVTLGNPDVLVGSGILVGHYLQSITPALALGGELVYHRRPGEEGAVTSLLGRYTGDNYVATLTLGGAGAHATYYHKASDQLQIGVEFEASTRMQDTTASFGYQLDVPKANFLFKGTVDSNWVVGATLEKKLVPLPLTLALGAFLNHRKNKFQCGFGVTIG, encoded by the exons ATGGGCAGTGTGTTGGCTGCTGCCCCACCCAGTCCTGCCCCAGCTGCAGCTGGAGGTAGTCAAGGGGTCCCAGGGTTGGTGTCCGTCCCTCCAGGGTTCACTATGCCCTCAGTGTCTTCAGTCCCTCCAACATCTGGATCTGGCCAGCAGTCAGCAGATGCAGATTCCCCACTCCCAAACCCAGGCACATATGAGGAGTGCCACCGCAAATGTAAAG AGGTGTTCCCGCTGCAGATGGAAGGGGTGCGGTTAGTGGTGAACAAGGGCCTGAGTAACCACTTCCAGGTCAGCCATACTGTTACCCTCAGTACCCTTGGTGATTCTGGTTATCGATTTGGTTCCACCTATGTGGGCAGTAAACAGACTGGACCAGCAGAG TCATTCCCAGTCATGGTTGGAGATATGGACAATACTGGTAGCCTGAATGCCCAGATCATCCACCAGCTCACGTCTGCTGTGCGCTCCAAAATAGCCATCCAG ACTCAGCAACACAAGTTTGTGAACTGGCAGTGTGACATGGAGTGTCGTGGTGAAGATTTCACCGCTGCTGTGACGCTCGGAAATCCAGATGTACTTGTTGGATCTG GCATTTTGGTGGGCCACTATCTCCAGTCTATCACACCAGCTCTGGCTCTGGGTGGTGAGCTAGTGTACCACAGGAGAccaggggaggaaggagcagtcACCTCCCTCTTGGGCAGGTACACAG GGGACAACTACGTTGCTACATTGACTTTGGGAGGGGCAGGAGCCCATGCCACATACTATCACAAAGCCAGTGATCAG TTGCAGATAGGAGTTGAGTTTGAAGCAAGCACAAGGATGCAAGACACCACAGCATCTTTTGGTTACCAGTTGGACGTTCCCAAAGCTAACTTCCTCTTTAAAg GCACAGTTGACAGTAACTGGGTAGTTGGGGCAACCCTTGAAAAGAAACTGGTGCCGCTACCTCTCACACTGGCCCTCGGGGCTTTCCTCAACCATCGCAAGAACAAGTTCCAGTGTGGCTTTGGTGTCACCATTGGCTAG
- the LOC116042665 gene encoding apolipoprotein A-I-like isoform X1 gives MKVLVVLIVALFSAGSHANLFYADAPKPQLDVLTDAFWDYVAKATETADDTLQMIRKSQFGQDVSARLTESADVASKYAVTLQEQLPPAAQDLIVKVTTETDVLRERMIQELNTAKDKLQPYTEDMKAQIQQRVEQLKQELAPYADSMDTEALRTTLKEKTEELKASLEQSVKDLQAQLGPYTDDLKLKVDQHLSDFKERVAPVTEKVQGELTQRVQQVKELAAPYVDVVRENLDPHAQDLQAKLTSLYEYFVKAI, from the exons ATGAAGGTCCTCGTTGTGCTCATCGTAGCCCTTTTCAGTG CAGGCAGTCATGCCAACCTTTTCTATGCTGATGCACCCAAGCCACAGCTGGATGTGCTGACTGATGCCTTCTGGGACTATGTTGCCAAGGCCACCGAGACAGCAGATGACACACTCCAGATGATCAGGAAGTCTCAGTTTGGACAGGATGTCAG TGCCCGTCTGACAGAGAGTGCCGATGTTGCCAGCAAGTATGCAGTCACCCTGCAGGAGCAGCTTCCCCCTGCAGCCCAGGACCTGATCGTCAAAGTCACCACTGAGACCGACGTGCTGAGAGAGCGTATGATCCAGGAGCTGAACACCGCCAAAGACAAGCTGCAGCCCTACACCGAGGACATGAAGGCCCAGATCCAGCAGAGAGTGGAGCAGCTCAAACAGGAGCTGGCCCCCTACGCAGACTCCATGGACACTGAGGCCCTGAGGACCACCCTGAAGGAGAAGACCGAGGAGCTGAAGGCCAGCCTGGAGCAGAGTGTGAAGGATCTGCAGGCTCAGCTGGGCCCCTACACCGATGACCTGAAGCTGAAGGTGGACCAGCACCTGAGTGACTTCAAGGAGAGAGTGGCGCCCGTGACCGAGAAGGTGCAAGGTGAGCTGACTCAGAGAGTCCAGCAGGTGAAAGAATTGGCCGCCCCCTACGTTGATGTGGTGAGGGAAAACCTGGACCCCCATGCCCAGGACCTCCAGGCCAAGCTCACCTCCCTCTACGAATACTTTGTCAAGGCCATCTAA
- the LOC116042665 gene encoding apolipoprotein A-IV-like isoform X2 yields the protein MKVLVVLIVALFSGSHANLFYADAPKPQLDVLTDAFWDYVAKATETADDTLQMIRKSQFGQDVSARLTESADVASKYAVTLQEQLPPAAQDLIVKVTTETDVLRERMIQELNTAKDKLQPYTEDMKAQIQQRVEQLKQELAPYADSMDTEALRTTLKEKTEELKASLEQSVKDLQAQLGPYTDDLKLKVDQHLSDFKERVAPVTEKVQGELTQRVQQVKELAAPYVDVVRENLDPHAQDLQAKLTSLYEYFVKAI from the exons ATGAAGGTCCTCGTTGTGCTCATCGTAGCCCTTTTCAGTG GCAGTCATGCCAACCTTTTCTATGCTGATGCACCCAAGCCACAGCTGGATGTGCTGACTGATGCCTTCTGGGACTATGTTGCCAAGGCCACCGAGACAGCAGATGACACACTCCAGATGATCAGGAAGTCTCAGTTTGGACAGGATGTCAG TGCCCGTCTGACAGAGAGTGCCGATGTTGCCAGCAAGTATGCAGTCACCCTGCAGGAGCAGCTTCCCCCTGCAGCCCAGGACCTGATCGTCAAAGTCACCACTGAGACCGACGTGCTGAGAGAGCGTATGATCCAGGAGCTGAACACCGCCAAAGACAAGCTGCAGCCCTACACCGAGGACATGAAGGCCCAGATCCAGCAGAGAGTGGAGCAGCTCAAACAGGAGCTGGCCCCCTACGCAGACTCCATGGACACTGAGGCCCTGAGGACCACCCTGAAGGAGAAGACCGAGGAGCTGAAGGCCAGCCTGGAGCAGAGTGTGAAGGATCTGCAGGCTCAGCTGGGCCCCTACACCGATGACCTGAAGCTGAAGGTGGACCAGCACCTGAGTGACTTCAAGGAGAGAGTGGCGCCCGTGACCGAGAAGGTGCAAGGTGAGCTGACTCAGAGAGTCCAGCAGGTGAAAGAATTGGCCGCCCCCTACGTTGATGTGGTGAGGGAAAACCTGGACCCCCATGCCCAGGACCTCCAGGCCAAGCTCACCTCCCTCTACGAATACTTTGTCAAGGCCATCTAA
- the ddx61 gene encoding probable ATP-dependent RNA helicase ddx6 gives MATARTANPAQMIGLNKPANGQLRGQAALLAAAQQPSALQKRTSIPQSSGGIKFGDDWKKCLELPPKDTRMRTADVTSTKGNEFEDYCLKRELLMGIFEMGWEKPSPVQEESIPIALSGRDILARAKNGTGKSGAYLIPLLERIDLKKDHIQAIVMVPTRELALQVSQISIQLSKHLGGVKVMATTGGTNLRDDIMRLDETVHVVIATPGRILDLIKKGVAKMDKAQLIVMDEADKLLSQDFVVLIEDIISFMPKDRQILLYSATFPISVQKFMNKHLKKPYEINLMEELTLKGITQYYAYVTERQKVHCLNTLFSRLQINQSIIFCNSTQRVELLAKKITQLGYSCFYIHAKMMQEYRNRVFHDFRNGLCRNLVCTDLFTRGIDIQAVNVVINFDFPKNAETYLHRIGRSGRFGHLGLAINLITSEDRYNLKNIEDQLVTDIKPIPSSIDKSLYVAEFHSVDPDDDENDYDDHGGAKNKELGGI, from the exons ATGGCTACAGCAAGAACAGCTAACCCAGCACAGATGATTGGATTGAACAAACCAGCAAATGGGCAACTCAGAGGACAGGCAGCACTTCTTGCAGCTGCCCAACAGCCCAGTGCCCTCCAGAAAAGGACCAGCATTCCTCAAAGCAGTGGAGGCATCAA GTTTGGTGATGACTGGAAGAAGTGCCTGGAGCTTCCTCCAAAAGACACCAGGATGAGAACTGCG GATGTGACATCAACTAAGGGAAATGAATTTGAAGACTACTGCCTAAAGCGGGAACTGCTGATGGGAATCTTTGAAATGGGATGGGAGAAACCGTCCCCTGTCCAG GAGGAGAGCATCCCCATCGCTTTGTCAGGCAGAGATATTTTGGCTCGGGCCAAGAATGGCACAGGAAAAAGTGGAGCCTACCTCATCCCTCTCCTGGAGAGGATAGACCTGAAGAAGGATCACATACAGG CCATAGTAATGGTGCCAACAAGAGAGTTGGCCCTGCAAGTGAGCCAGATCAGCATTCAGCTCAGTAAGCACCTAGGAGGGGTTAAGGTCATGGCTACCACGGGTGGCACCAACTTGAGGGATGACATCATGCGTCTTGATGAGACAG TGCATGTAGTGATTGCTACACCAGGCAGGATACTAGACCTGATCAAGAAGGGTGTAGCGAAAATGGATAAGGCCCAACTGATTGTGATGGATGAG GCAGATAAACTGCTGTCCCAGGACTTTGTGGTCCTGATTGAAGATATAATCAGCTTCATGCCAAAGGACCGTCAGATCCTGCTTTACTCTGCCACTTTCCCAATCAGTGTGCAAAAATTTATG AACAAACACCTGAAGAAGCCTTATGAGATCAACTTGATGGAAGAACTGACCTTGAAGGGCATTACTCAGTACTATGCCTATGTGACTGAAAGACAGAAGGTCCACTGTCTCAACACACTCTTTTCTAGG CTTCAGATCAATCAATCTATCATCTTCTGTAACTCCACCCAGAGAGTTGAGCTTCTGGCCAAGAAAATCACCCAACTAGGTTATTCATGCTTCTACATTCATGCAAAGATGATGCAGGAATACAGGAACCGTGTGTTCCATGACTTCAGGAATGGATTGTGCAGAAACTTGGTCTGCACAG ACCTATTCACTCGGGGAATTGACATTCAGGCAGTAAATGTGGTCATCAACTTTGACTTCCCCAAAAATGCAGAGACCTACCTGCACCGCATTGGCAGATCAG GGCGTTTTGGTCATCTGGGTCTGGCCATCAATCTGATAACTTCAGAGGACCGCTACAACCTGAAGAACATTGAGGATCAGCTTGTCACTGATATAAAGCCCATCCCCAGCAGCATTGATAAGAGCCTGTACGTGGCAGAGTTTCACTCTGTTGACCCAGATGATGACGAGAATGACTATGATGACCACGGCGGAGCCAAAAACAAGGAACTGGGAGGAATCTGA